A genomic region of Eucalyptus grandis isolate ANBG69807.140 chromosome 5, ASM1654582v1, whole genome shotgun sequence contains the following coding sequences:
- the LOC120286167 gene encoding disease resistance protein RUN1-like isoform X2, whose product MRWKKALFAAGNLSGWHLNDGDESELIQGIVKFISTQLSRTPLHVADYPVGIDSQVVKLRGMLNLESTDDVLMMGLWGQGGIGKTTLAKAIYNDIFRLFEGSSFLAHVRENSKGYEDLVALQEILLNDILLPEKRLEVSNVDGGKKLIQQRLGRKRVLVVLDDVDCLRQLGALAGKDKWFGDGSRIIVTTRDSHMLTSHEIYRDRVYEVTTMNDGEAHELLSKHAFPPHQKLKIRTDLVNGVLNHAKGLPLALEVLGSFLHNRGEAEWDSTLRRLSKFPNKTINDVLKISYIGLEEDHKEIFLHIACFFKGWEIGHIYKVLNSCDFKATIGVKVLYERSLIKIESRTLQMHDLIQSMGMDIAKQKCDDLRRQSRLWLYEDVVDILSSNMGDCDVKAIVLNPPEPVKISVNGDAFTKLRRLTLLILRNVSFQGPICLPNEIRWLEWPDAPQFPEFASGPKKLVSLDLRNGTVTIVPKSLDEFRQLKYINFSSCNSLVHMPDISCAPNLEKLNLLGAEIW is encoded by the exons ATGAGATGGAAGAAAGCTCTTTTTGCCGCTGGTAACTTGTCTGGGTGGCATTTGAATGATGG GGATGAGTCAGAGCTTATACAAGGAATTGTGAAGTTCATCTCAACTCAGCTATCCAGAACACCTCTTCATGTTGCTGATTATCCGGTTGGGATAGATTCCCAAGTGGTTAAGCTGAGAGGAATGTTAAACCTTGAGTCTACAGATGATGTTCTCATGATGGGATTATGGGGACAGGGAGGTATAGGAAAGACAACGTTGGCTAAAgccatttataatgatattttCAGACTATTTGAAGGTTCAAGTTTTCTAGCACATGTtcgagaaaattcaaaaggttaCGAGGATTTAGTTGCTTTGCAAGAAATATTACTGAACGATATATTATTACCAGAAAAACGTTTAGAAGTGTCCAATGTCGATGgaggtaaaaaattaatacaacAAAGACTTGGCCGCAAAAGAGTTCTTGTCgtccttgatgatgtggattgcTTGCGCCAGTTAGGTGCTTTAGCAGGAAAAGACAAGTGGTTTGGTGATGGTAGTAGGATCATTGTAACTACAAGAGATAGCCATATGCTTACTAGTCACGAGATATATCGAGATCGTGTGTATGAAGTTACAACAATGAATGACGGTGAAGCTCATGAGCTGCTTAGTAAGCATGCTTTTCCACCacaccaaaaattaaaaatcaggaCAGATCTAGTAAATGGTGTTCTGAATCATGCTAAAGGccttcctttagcacttgagGTGTTGGGTTCCTTCTTACACAATAGAGGAGAAGCTGAATGGGATAGTACACTAAGAAGGCTGTCTAAGTTTCCCAATAAAACCATTAATGATGTGCTCAAAATAAGCTATATTGGACTAGAGGAAGATCATAAAGAGATTTTTCTCCACATTGCCTGCTTCTTCAAGGGGTGGGAAATTGGTCACATTTATAAAGTTCTCAACAGTTGTGATTTTAAGGCAACAATAGGAGTAAAAGTTCTCTATGAGAGGTCTTTGATAAAAATTGAGTCTAGAACCCtacaaatgcatgacttgattcagTCAATGGGCATGGATATTGCGAAGCAAAAATGTGATGATCTCAGGAGACAAAGTAGACTATGGTTATATGAGGATGTTGTTGATATTCTATCAAGCAACATG GGAGATTGTGATGTTAAAGCCATAGTGTTGAACCCACCTGAGCCGGTAAAGATAAGTGTCAATGGTGATGCTTTTACAAAACTGAGAAGGTTGACATTGCTCATTCTACGCAATGTTTCTTTCCAAGGCCCTATATGTCTACCCAACGAGATAAGATGGTTGGAATGGCCCGATGCTCCTCAGTTTCCAGAATTTGCCTCTGGTCCCAAGAAATTAGTGAGCCTTGATTTGAGGAATGGCACGGTGACAATTGTGCCAAAATCATTGGAT
- the LOC120286167 gene encoding disease resistance protein RUN1-like isoform X1, protein MRWKKALFAAGNLSGWHLNDGDESELIQGIVKFISTQLSRTPLHVADYPVGIDSQVVKLRGMLNLESTDDVLMMGLWGQGGIGKTTLAKAIYNDIFRLFEGSSFLAHVRENSKGYEDLVALQEILLNDILLPEKRLEVSNVDGGKKLIQQRLGRKRVLVVLDDVDCLRQLGALAGKDKWFGDGSRIIVTTRDSHMLTSHEIYRDRVYEVTTMNDGEAHELLSKHAFPPHQKLKIRTDLVNGVLNHAKGLPLALEVLGSFLHNRGEAEWDSTLRRLSKFPNKTINDVLKISYIGLEEDHKEIFLHIACFFKGWEIGHIYKVLNSCDFKATIGVKVLYERSLIKIESRTLQMHDLIQSMGMDIAKQKCDDLRRQSRLWLYEDVVDILSSNMGDCDVKAIVLNPPEPVKISVNGDAFTKLRRLTLLILRNVSFQGPICLPNEIRWLEWPDAPQFPEFASGPKKLVSLDLRNGTVTIVPKSLDVSIYVHRPFYYPLHLHVYAYYVYSYTEGVVFLCFRKPLLCFLSY, encoded by the exons ATGAGATGGAAGAAAGCTCTTTTTGCCGCTGGTAACTTGTCTGGGTGGCATTTGAATGATGG GGATGAGTCAGAGCTTATACAAGGAATTGTGAAGTTCATCTCAACTCAGCTATCCAGAACACCTCTTCATGTTGCTGATTATCCGGTTGGGATAGATTCCCAAGTGGTTAAGCTGAGAGGAATGTTAAACCTTGAGTCTACAGATGATGTTCTCATGATGGGATTATGGGGACAGGGAGGTATAGGAAAGACAACGTTGGCTAAAgccatttataatgatattttCAGACTATTTGAAGGTTCAAGTTTTCTAGCACATGTtcgagaaaattcaaaaggttaCGAGGATTTAGTTGCTTTGCAAGAAATATTACTGAACGATATATTATTACCAGAAAAACGTTTAGAAGTGTCCAATGTCGATGgaggtaaaaaattaatacaacAAAGACTTGGCCGCAAAAGAGTTCTTGTCgtccttgatgatgtggattgcTTGCGCCAGTTAGGTGCTTTAGCAGGAAAAGACAAGTGGTTTGGTGATGGTAGTAGGATCATTGTAACTACAAGAGATAGCCATATGCTTACTAGTCACGAGATATATCGAGATCGTGTGTATGAAGTTACAACAATGAATGACGGTGAAGCTCATGAGCTGCTTAGTAAGCATGCTTTTCCACCacaccaaaaattaaaaatcaggaCAGATCTAGTAAATGGTGTTCTGAATCATGCTAAAGGccttcctttagcacttgagGTGTTGGGTTCCTTCTTACACAATAGAGGAGAAGCTGAATGGGATAGTACACTAAGAAGGCTGTCTAAGTTTCCCAATAAAACCATTAATGATGTGCTCAAAATAAGCTATATTGGACTAGAGGAAGATCATAAAGAGATTTTTCTCCACATTGCCTGCTTCTTCAAGGGGTGGGAAATTGGTCACATTTATAAAGTTCTCAACAGTTGTGATTTTAAGGCAACAATAGGAGTAAAAGTTCTCTATGAGAGGTCTTTGATAAAAATTGAGTCTAGAACCCtacaaatgcatgacttgattcagTCAATGGGCATGGATATTGCGAAGCAAAAATGTGATGATCTCAGGAGACAAAGTAGACTATGGTTATATGAGGATGTTGTTGATATTCTATCAAGCAACATG GGAGATTGTGATGTTAAAGCCATAGTGTTGAACCCACCTGAGCCGGTAAAGATAAGTGTCAATGGTGATGCTTTTACAAAACTGAGAAGGTTGACATTGCTCATTCTACGCAATGTTTCTTTCCAAGGCCCTATATGTCTACCCAACGAGATAAGATGGTTGGAATGGCCCGATGCTCCTCAGTTTCCAGAATTTGCCTCTGGTCCCAAGAAATTAGTGAGCCTTGATTTGAGGAATGGCACGGTGACAATTGTGCCAAAATCATTGGATGTGAGCATTTATGTACATAGACCTTTCTATTATCCACTTCATTTGCATGTATATGCGTATTATGTGTATTCTTACACAGAAGGAGTGGTGTTCCTATGTTTTAGAAAAC